The following proteins are co-located in the Deinococcus yavapaiensis KR-236 genome:
- a CDS encoding bifunctional enoyl-CoA hydratase/phosphate acetyltransferase, with protein MTSIDFRTIEPLKSISGVVDLARLIANVRGPKRVAVAAAADPHVLSAVHEARIEGLIRPILFGDPDKIAAAAREVGLDLSKVDVRPAANNDAAAEAAVKTVSSGEADILMKGLLDTAVLLRAVLNKEWGLRTGRLLSHVLAYDVPGADFGRLFFMSDGAMNIEPDLKAKIQIVENAVTVAHAVGIDQPKVAMLAAVEVVNPDMSTAVDDAIISKMGDRGQIKGALIDGPLALDNAVSEHAAHIKKINSPVAGKADILVVDDIDVGNVFYKTLVYFARARVAGIIMGAKAPIVLTSRADSEEAKFYSVALACVLAERLQFV; from the coding sequence ACCTCGCGCGCCTCATCGCGAACGTGCGGGGCCCCAAACGTGTCGCCGTGGCCGCCGCCGCCGATCCGCACGTTCTGTCCGCCGTGCACGAGGCCCGCATCGAAGGTCTCATTCGTCCTATCCTCTTCGGCGACCCCGACAAGATCGCCGCCGCCGCGCGGGAAGTGGGGCTCGACCTCTCCAAGGTGGACGTGCGGCCCGCCGCGAACAACGACGCCGCCGCCGAAGCGGCCGTGAAGACCGTGTCGAGCGGCGAGGCCGACATCCTCATGAAGGGGCTGTTGGACACGGCGGTGCTGCTCCGCGCCGTTCTCAACAAAGAGTGGGGGCTTCGCACCGGCAGGCTCCTTTCGCACGTTCTCGCTTACGACGTGCCCGGCGCGGACTTCGGCCGACTCTTTTTCATGTCCGACGGTGCCATGAACATCGAGCCCGACCTCAAGGCGAAGATCCAAATCGTCGAGAACGCCGTGACGGTCGCGCACGCCGTCGGCATCGACCAGCCGAAGGTGGCGATGCTCGCCGCCGTGGAGGTGGTGAATCCCGACATGAGCACCGCCGTCGATGACGCGATCATCTCCAAGATGGGCGACCGCGGCCAAATCAAAGGCGCCCTCATCGACGGGCCGCTCGCACTCGACAACGCCGTGAGCGAGCACGCCGCGCACATCAAGAAGATCAACTCGCCCGTAGCAGGCAAGGCGGACATCCTCGTCGTGGACGACATCGACGTCGGCAACGTCTTCTACAAGACCCTGGTGTACTTCGCGAGGGCGCGCGTGGCGGGCATCATCATGGGCGCGAAGGCACCGATCGTTCTCACGAGTCGCGCCGACTCGGAGGAGGCGAAATTCTACTCCGTCGCGCTCGCGTGCGTCCTCGCGGAGCGGCTGCAGTTCGTCTGA
- a CDS encoding cobalamin B12-binding domain-containing protein, translating into MTTSHSRPIRVLIAKPGMDGHDRGAKVIARALRDAGMEVIYTGLRQTAEMIVNAALQEDVDAIGLSVLSGAHMHYFREVKALLQERGAQDVILFGGGIIPDQDLPKLEELGVGKLFTPGTNTDDPVEWLREVVPQRWAKLEAQDL; encoded by the coding sequence ATGACAACTTCCCACTCACGTCCGATTCGCGTTCTCATCGCCAAGCCCGGCATGGACGGGCACGACCGGGGCGCCAAGGTCATCGCCCGCGCGTTACGCGACGCCGGGATGGAAGTCATCTACACGGGCTTGCGGCAAACGGCCGAGATGATCGTGAACGCCGCTTTGCAAGAAGACGTGGACGCCATCGGCCTCTCGGTCTTATCGGGAGCGCACATGCACTACTTTCGTGAAGTCAAGGCCCTCTTGCAAGAACGCGGCGCGCAGGACGTCATCCTTTTCGGCGGCGGCATCATTCCTGACCAGGACCTGCCGAAGTTGGAGGAACTCGGCGTCGGCAAGCTCTTCACGCCCGGGACGAACACCGACGATCCCGTGGAATGGCTGCGCGAAGTCGTTCCGCAGCGCTGGGCGAAGCTCGAAGCACAAGACCTCTGA
- a CDS encoding HD domain-containing protein produces MTDARSRWMDVESRLGRQPELFAELVARYAEPHRAYHDLSHVLDVLNALDRLPLQDPLAVTLAAWFHDAVYDSRASDNEERSADLAVANLSKSGLAFERVEKVAALILATKRHGPTHDPDTRALLDADLAILGSPSERYDVYARAIRREYAWVPDEEYRAGRGRVLEEFLARDRLYQTTSLFVVLEGPARHNLARELAVLTRIA; encoded by the coding sequence ATGACGGACGCGCGATCCCGCTGGATGGACGTCGAGTCACGACTCGGTCGCCAACCGGAATTGTTCGCCGAACTCGTGGCCCGCTACGCCGAACCGCACCGGGCGTACCACGATCTCTCTCATGTCCTCGATGTTCTGAACGCGCTCGACCGCTTGCCGTTGCAGGACCCGCTCGCCGTGACGCTCGCCGCGTGGTTTCACGACGCCGTGTACGATTCTCGTGCGAGCGACAACGAGGAACGAAGCGCGGACCTCGCCGTGGCGAACCTTTCAAAGTCGGGTTTAGCGTTCGAGCGCGTCGAAAAGGTCGCCGCCCTGATTCTGGCGACGAAGCGTCACGGCCCGACGCACGATCCTGACACGCGCGCCCTGCTCGACGCGGACCTCGCCATCTTGGGCAGTCCGAGCGAGCGTTACGACGTCTATGCCCGCGCCATTCGCCGAGAGTACGCCTGGGTTCCCGACGAGGAGTATCGTGCGGGACGCGGGCGAGTGCTCGAAGAATTTCTGGCTCGTGACCGCCTGTATCAAACGACGAGCCTGTTCGTTGTGTTGGAAGGTCCGGCCCGACACAACCTCGCACGCGAACTGGCTGTCCTGACGCGCATCGCATGA
- the trpS gene encoding tryptophan--tRNA ligase — MTRVFSGIQPTGDIHIGNYFGAVQNYVKLGQQFGKDAIYCIVDLHALTNPAAYDPALLTQRTHEATLVNMAAGLDPENVILFVQSHVRDHVELGWIFTTLTPVGELERMTQYKDKASTLESVPAGLLMYPVLQAADILLYKADTVPVGEDQEQHIELTREVARRFNNTFGATFPEPKSVHAKNALRVPGIDGQGKMSKSKGNTIGVLEDMESIWQKVRPAPTDPARVRRSDPGDPDKCLIGDYHKLFSDDETIVKVYEGCRTAGIGCVDCKKMLMPGVERTLVPIQDRASALRRDSDAVRGALERGANEARAIAERTMSEVNDKVGFYRLGRLAETTASTK; from the coding sequence ATGACGCGTGTGTTCTCCGGCATTCAGCCGACGGGTGACATCCACATCGGCAATTACTTCGGTGCCGTGCAAAATTACGTGAAACTCGGACAACAGTTCGGCAAGGACGCCATCTACTGCATCGTGGATTTGCACGCCTTGACCAATCCCGCCGCTTACGACCCGGCCCTGCTCACGCAACGCACGCACGAGGCGACGCTCGTGAACATGGCGGCGGGCCTCGACCCCGAGAACGTGATCCTGTTCGTTCAAAGCCACGTGCGTGACCACGTGGAACTGGGCTGGATCTTCACGACGCTCACCCCGGTCGGGGAACTCGAGCGCATGACGCAGTACAAGGACAAGGCGAGCACCCTCGAGAGCGTCCCGGCGGGCCTCTTGATGTACCCGGTGCTGCAAGCGGCGGACATTTTGCTGTACAAGGCAGACACGGTGCCCGTCGGCGAGGACCAAGAGCAGCACATCGAGCTCACCCGAGAAGTCGCGCGGCGCTTCAACAACACCTTCGGCGCGACGTTCCCCGAACCGAAGTCAGTGCACGCCAAAAACGCGCTTCGCGTGCCGGGCATCGACGGGCAAGGCAAGATGAGCAAGTCGAAGGGCAACACCATCGGCGTGCTCGAAGACATGGAGAGCATTTGGCAGAAGGTGCGGCCCGCACCGACCGATCCGGCGCGCGTTCGGCGGTCGGATCCCGGCGATCCCGACAAGTGCCTCATCGGCGATTATCACAAGCTGTTCAGCGACGACGAGACCATCGTGAAGGTCTACGAGGGCTGCCGCACGGCGGGCATCGGTTGCGTGGACTGCAAGAAGATGTTGATGCCGGGCGTCGAGCGCACCCTGGTGCCGATCCAAGACCGAGCGTCGGCGTTGCGGCGCGACTCGGACGCGGTGCGAGGCGCGTTGGAGCGCGGCGCGAACGAGGCGCGCGCGATTGCCGAGCGCACGATGAGCGAAGTGAACGATAAGGTGGGCTTTTACCGCCTCGGTCGACTCGCCGAGACGACCGCCTCGACGAAGTGA
- a CDS encoding segregation and condensation protein A, with the protein MTILQADFPRADVPQATWVELPAFRGTLLELASALRSGRVPPEDVPLLDLTRRVLARVEALRAAQPDAACEVLPLLAGVIALKAKLLLPPAPTPEDFDDEGEGDFSNDVTSGVETLADLDALVSFLQARRVERAGVVAARPLDLGLPRRERKAPPGTLAKLVKAARAAVRDVTVPLLAHDRTTLRDALVSLRAYATRLRRFVFGAITVHDWAERTTYFTALLEGVKDGEFEVTQEAPFGPIEVETRSVRDDAHEPDVRAADATSST; encoded by the coding sequence GTGACGATCCTTCAAGCCGACTTTCCTAGAGCCGACGTACCGCAGGCGACGTGGGTCGAGTTGCCCGCGTTTCGCGGCACGCTGCTCGAACTCGCGTCCGCTTTGCGGAGCGGGCGTGTGCCGCCCGAGGACGTGCCGTTGCTGGACCTCACGCGGCGCGTCCTCGCCCGCGTGGAAGCTCTGCGAGCGGCGCAGCCCGACGCGGCTTGCGAGGTGTTGCCCCTTCTCGCAGGTGTGATCGCCTTGAAGGCGAAGCTGCTCCTGCCGCCCGCGCCGACCCCTGAGGATTTCGACGACGAGGGCGAGGGGGATTTCTCGAACGACGTGACGAGCGGCGTGGAAACCTTGGCGGATCTCGACGCCCTCGTGAGCTTTCTGCAAGCACGCCGCGTGGAACGTGCGGGTGTGGTGGCGGCGCGGCCGCTCGACCTCGGCTTGCCGAGGCGTGAACGCAAGGCGCCGCCCGGTACGCTCGCGAAGCTCGTGAAGGCGGCGCGCGCGGCGGTTCGCGACGTGACGGTGCCGCTTCTCGCGCACGACCGCACCACCTTGCGCGACGCCCTCGTGTCGCTTCGGGCGTACGCGACGCGCTTGAGACGCTTCGTCTTCGGCGCCATCACCGTGCACGACTGGGCAGAGCGCACGACGTACTTCACGGCGCTTTTGGAGGGCGTCAAGGACGGCGAGTTCGAGGTGACGCAGGAAGCGCCGTTCGGGCCGATCGAGGTGGAGACGCGTTCCGTGCGAGACGACGCCCACGAGCCGGACGTGCGCGCGGCGGACGCGACTTCTTCGACTTGA
- a CDS encoding CBS domain-containing protein: protein MLVRDWMTANPVTVTPDTAVLDALKILKERGFRRLPVMEGGRLIGIVTRKDLKDAMPSKATTLSVWELNYLLSKLTVSEVMARPVVTAVEGEYMEDAALRMQEHDVGGMPVLDDFGHVSGIITITDILRAFIEIMGLKEGGRRLTFVMPDVPGSLARATSVVQPSNIISLATVGHKDGHRRFVMRIVGQGVDTAPQRAREAGIDVLEQ, encoded by the coding sequence ATGCTCGTACGCGATTGGATGACCGCGAATCCTGTGACCGTCACGCCCGACACGGCGGTCCTCGACGCCCTCAAGATTCTCAAGGAGCGAGGGTTTCGCCGTCTGCCCGTGATGGAGGGCGGACGCTTGATCGGAATCGTCACGCGCAAGGACCTCAAGGACGCCATGCCGAGCAAGGCCACGACCCTCAGCGTGTGGGAGCTCAACTACTTGCTGTCCAAGCTCACCGTGTCGGAAGTCATGGCGAGGCCCGTCGTTACCGCCGTCGAAGGCGAGTACATGGAGGACGCGGCCCTGCGCATGCAAGAACACGACGTCGGCGGAATGCCGGTTCTCGACGACTTCGGACACGTCTCGGGCATCATCACCATCACCGATATCTTGCGCGCGTTCATCGAAATCATGGGTCTGAAGGAAGGCGGGCGCCGCCTCACCTTCGTCATGCCCGACGTGCCGGGCAGCCTCGCACGCGCCACGTCGGTCGTGCAGCCCAGCAACATCATCTCGCTCGCCACCGTCGGCCACAAGGACGGCCACCGCCGCTTCGTGATGCGCATCGTCGGGCAAGGCGTCGACACGGCACCGCAACGGGCGCGCGAAGCGGGAATCGACGTCCTCGAACAGTGA
- a CDS encoding OmpH family outer membrane protein produces MKVAKLLPLAAATGLALVTLAPHAQTAAPQKIGFVNVEAVYNAHPGWATFQKARTDAAAKLKPTEDQIRALQAKGTNISAQERQTLDTLVKTYQSTQQQLTDDINKRLSPIDEDVNKAIAATAKSQGFTVVMNRAVAASSQLVIYADEQTTDFTQAVVNQIKK; encoded by the coding sequence ATGAAAGTCGCCAAGTTGCTGCCTCTCGCCGCCGCCACGGGCCTCGCGCTCGTGACGCTCGCCCCGCACGCCCAAACCGCGGCGCCGCAAAAAATCGGTTTCGTCAACGTGGAAGCGGTGTACAACGCTCACCCGGGCTGGGCCACCTTCCAAAAAGCCCGAACGGACGCGGCCGCGAAGCTCAAGCCGACCGAGGACCAAATTCGCGCGCTTCAGGCGAAGGGAACCAACATCTCCGCGCAAGAGCGTCAGACGCTCGACACGCTCGTCAAGACGTACCAAAGCACGCAGCAGCAGCTCACGGACGACATCAACAAGCGCCTCTCCCCCATCGACGAAGACGTCAACAAGGCGATCGCGGCCACCGCGAAATCGCAGGGCTTCACGGTCGTCATGAACCGCGCGGTCGCGGCGAGCAGCCAACTCGTGATTTACGCCGACGAGCAGACGACCGACTTCACGCAAGCGGTCGTTAACCAGATCAAGAAGTAA
- a CDS encoding OmpH family outer membrane protein codes for MNINSNSVKNNVWKVGLLGLLASPLLLLTGPHAQQRAATRVAIVDVARVVAAAPGGASYAALRKEADANLQKQAQKVQGLQQKVASNTATAKDRTDLDAAVKAFNTSSANYKKQLEQKFAPVASTVNTAIKNAASAQGFAIVLDSNVAKTTGLIVYADTKTVDLTQAALNRLKK; via the coding sequence ATGAACATCAATTCGAACTCGGTCAAGAACAACGTTTGGAAAGTCGGACTGCTCGGACTGCTCGCCTCACCGCTGCTTCTGCTGACGGGACCGCACGCGCAGCAACGCGCGGCGACGCGCGTCGCGATCGTGGACGTCGCGCGCGTCGTGGCGGCCGCGCCGGGTGGCGCGAGTTACGCGGCGCTGCGCAAGGAAGCGGACGCGAACCTTCAAAAGCAGGCGCAGAAAGTTCAAGGCTTGCAGCAGAAGGTCGCTTCGAACACGGCGACCGCGAAGGATCGGACGGACCTCGACGCGGCGGTCAAGGCGTTCAACACGTCCTCGGCGAATTACAAGAAGCAGTTGGAGCAGAAGTTCGCGCCCGTCGCGAGCACGGTCAACACCGCCATCAAGAACGCGGCGAGCGCGCAGGGCTTCGCCATCGTGCTGGACTCCAACGTCGCGAAGACCACGGGCCTCATCGTCTACGCGGACACGAAGACCGTGGACCTCACGCAAGCCGCGCTCAACCGGCTCAAGAAGTAA
- the panB gene encoding 3-methyl-2-oxobutanoate hydroxymethyltransferase, producing MSVRPKKTIPDFLHHDDKIVMVTAYDYPGAAHAERAGVDIILVGDSLGNVVLGYESTTQVTLDDIVHHAKAARRGAPNTFLVADMPFGTYHTGLKRAREAAVRLIQESGADAVKVEGATPEILEVVRVLSRNGIPVMGHVGLTPQTATSLGGLKVQGKTVEHALRILREARDVEAAGAFAVVLEAVPNKLAGLVTQRLRVPTIGIGAGPDCRGQVLVYHDLLGVYEEHKKLAKRYAELGRDATAALEAYAREVREGAFPQPDNGFLMKSDVLREVRERLEHDDERERPSEQTLEGREDAESIGKLY from the coding sequence ATGAGCGTCCGCCCGAAGAAGACCATCCCCGACTTTCTGCACCATGATGACAAGATCGTCATGGTGACTGCCTACGATTACCCCGGGGCGGCGCATGCCGAACGGGCGGGCGTCGACATCATCCTCGTCGGCGACAGTCTCGGCAACGTCGTCTTGGGGTATGAAAGCACGACGCAAGTCACCCTCGACGACATCGTGCATCACGCCAAGGCGGCCCGTCGAGGCGCGCCGAACACCTTTCTCGTGGCTGACATGCCCTTCGGGACGTACCACACCGGCCTCAAGCGCGCGCGCGAAGCGGCCGTGCGCCTCATTCAAGAGTCGGGCGCGGACGCCGTGAAAGTCGAGGGAGCGACGCCCGAGATCCTGGAGGTCGTGCGGGTGCTGAGCCGCAACGGCATTCCCGTCATGGGGCACGTCGGCCTCACGCCTCAGACGGCGACGAGCCTCGGCGGCCTCAAGGTTCAGGGCAAGACCGTCGAGCACGCGCTTCGCATTCTGCGTGAAGCGCGAGACGTCGAGGCGGCAGGTGCCTTCGCGGTCGTACTCGAAGCCGTGCCGAACAAACTCGCGGGGCTCGTGACCCAACGCCTGCGCGTGCCGACCATCGGCATCGGCGCGGGTCCCGATTGCCGCGGTCAGGTGCTGGTCTACCACGACTTGCTCGGCGTGTACGAGGAGCACAAGAAACTCGCCAAACGCTACGCGGAACTTGGCCGCGACGCGACCGCGGCCCTTGAGGCGTACGCACGCGAAGTGCGCGAGGGCGCCTTTCCGCAGCCTGACAACGGCTTCTTGATGAAGTCGGACGTGCTGCGCGAAGTGCGCGAACGGCTCGAGCACGACGATGAACGCGAACGGCCCTCCGAGCAGACGCTCGAAGGGCGCGAGGACGCCGAATCGATCGGCAAACTCTACTGA
- a CDS encoding DUF420 domain-containing protein, producing the protein MSSFGETLSLLSVMTIVLSGLALLAGVVFIKRGEREWHMRAMLTASSLATVFIVFYLWRIGIGYSKHYVGPDAWRGAYFAVLISHTILAALNLPLAIMAVLNAWRGLRAAGNLQAIGTPPARSYFDRHRAWVRWTVPVWLYVAATGWVIYFVMEHWGAVKGV; encoded by the coding sequence ATGAGCTCTTTTGGCGAGACCCTCAGCCTCTTGTCGGTCATGACGATCGTCCTCAGCGGCCTCGCGCTGCTCGCAGGCGTGGTATTCATCAAACGCGGTGAGCGCGAGTGGCACATGCGGGCCATGCTGACTGCCTCCAGCCTAGCCACCGTGTTCATCGTCTTCTACCTGTGGCGCATCGGAATCGGCTACAGCAAGCATTACGTCGGCCCCGACGCGTGGCGCGGCGCCTACTTCGCCGTCTTGATTTCCCACACCATCCTCGCCGCGCTCAACTTGCCTTTGGCGATCATGGCCGTGCTCAACGCGTGGAGGGGCCTGAGAGCCGCCGGGAACTTGCAGGCGATCGGCACGCCTCCCGCTCGTTCGTACTTCGACCGCCACCGCGCCTGGGTGCGCTGGACGGTGCCCGTGTGGCTGTACGTCGCCGCGACGGGCTGGGTGATCTACTTCGTGATGGAGCACTGGGGCGCCGTGAAGGGCGTCTGA
- a CDS encoding COX15/CtaA family protein: MLKARRSSEKALLTFAWGALVYTVLVILWGAVVRIAGAGAGCGDHWPLCNGAVVPPTPTVQTLIEFSHRLTSGLSGFVALVLVVWVFRARPKGDPARLGAAASLVLLVFEGLVGGLQVRLGWTADSTHPGRGFIQGVHLANTFSLIAAFALTIHWLRGAPLVRLRGQGWWSVGVVSTLVGVLALGMAGAVTALGDLLYRPTGSTPLDTLRSDFSATATFFEQLRVVHPVLGVLVCAGLFVLARTAMARRPSADVARWSAAVTALIISQGFVGFLNVALKAPNWLQLSHLLFACLLWLATVLLGYNVLAASSRSSAPSRASKEVTA, encoded by the coding sequence ATGTTGAAAGCACGTCGGAGTTCGGAGAAGGCGCTGCTCACGTTCGCGTGGGGTGCGCTCGTCTACACCGTCCTCGTCATTCTCTGGGGCGCGGTCGTGCGCATCGCCGGGGCGGGCGCGGGGTGCGGCGATCACTGGCCGCTGTGCAACGGTGCCGTCGTGCCGCCCACGCCGACCGTGCAGACCCTCATCGAGTTCAGCCACCGCCTCACGAGCGGTTTGTCGGGCTTCGTGGCGCTCGTCCTCGTGGTGTGGGTCTTTCGCGCTCGTCCGAAAGGCGACCCGGCGCGGCTCGGCGCCGCAGCTTCGCTCGTCTTGCTGGTGTTCGAAGGCCTCGTGGGCGGGCTGCAAGTGCGGCTGGGTTGGACGGCGGACAGCACCCATCCCGGGCGCGGCTTCATTCAAGGCGTGCACCTTGCCAACACCTTCTCCTTGATCGCGGCGTTCGCGCTTACCATCCATTGGCTGCGCGGCGCGCCCCTCGTGCGTCTGCGTGGTCAAGGCTGGTGGAGCGTCGGCGTCGTGTCCACACTCGTCGGCGTGCTGGCGCTCGGCATGGCAGGCGCCGTGACGGCGCTCGGCGACTTGCTGTACCGCCCCACCGGAAGCACACCGCTCGACACGCTGCGTTCGGACTTCTCCGCCACGGCGACGTTCTTCGAGCAGTTGCGCGTCGTGCATCCTGTCTTGGGCGTCCTCGTGTGCGCGGGCCTCTTCGTCTTGGCGCGCACGGCGATGGCGCGGCGCCCCTCGGCGGACGTCGCGCGGTGGAGCGCGGCCGTGACCGCGCTGATCATCTCGCAAGGCTTCGTCGGTTTTCTCAACGTGGCGCTCAAGGCGCCGAACTGGCTGCAACTTTCGCATTTGCTGTTCGCCTGTCTGCTGTGGCTGGCGACGGTGCTGCTGGGTTACAACGTGCTCGCCGCGTCTTCCCGCTCGTCCGCGCCTTCGCGCGCTTCCAAGGAGGTGACCGCTTGA
- a CDS encoding heme o synthase, translated as MLVADQATWRDYLALTKPKVISLLLFTTITAMFMAAHGTPDVLLLLAVSLGGYASAGAAGVFNMIIDRDIDHRMARTRARPTSSGKISTRDAFVFGAVLAVGSFLLLWIAANFLTAVLSLAGLLTYVVVYTMVLKRTTWHNIVIGGAAGCFPPLVGYAAVAGHLDLFAWYLFAIIFFWTPVHFWALALMIKEEYREVGVPMLPVVHGDKLTVVQIGLYAILTVVLSVQPLLFGAVSWIYVLTALASGFLLLQGSWRLWVYYREHGSVTRAACVGLYKYSMLYLAILFLAGAIDRALLS; from the coding sequence GTGCTCGTCGCCGACCAAGCCACGTGGCGTGACTACCTCGCGCTCACGAAGCCGAAAGTCATCAGTTTGCTGCTCTTCACGACCATCACCGCGATGTTCATGGCGGCGCACGGGACGCCCGACGTGCTGCTCCTGCTCGCCGTTTCGCTCGGCGGGTACGCCAGCGCGGGCGCGGCGGGCGTGTTCAACATGATCATCGACCGGGACATCGACCATCGCATGGCGAGGACGCGCGCTCGGCCGACGTCCAGCGGTAAGATCTCCACACGCGACGCGTTCGTGTTCGGAGCGGTGCTCGCCGTGGGCAGCTTCTTGTTGCTGTGGATCGCCGCCAACTTCCTGACAGCCGTGCTGAGCCTCGCGGGTCTGCTCACGTACGTCGTCGTGTACACGATGGTGCTGAAGCGCACCACGTGGCACAACATCGTGATCGGCGGCGCGGCGGGTTGCTTTCCACCTCTCGTGGGGTACGCGGCGGTCGCCGGACACCTCGACCTCTTCGCGTGGTATTTGTTCGCGATCATCTTCTTTTGGACGCCCGTTCACTTCTGGGCGCTCGCGCTGATGATCAAAGAGGAGTACCGCGAAGTCGGCGTGCCGATGTTGCCCGTCGTGCACGGCGACAAGTTGACGGTCGTGCAGATCGGCCTTTACGCCATTCTCACGGTCGTGCTGAGCGTGCAACCGCTGTTGTTCGGCGCGGTGTCGTGGATCTACGTGCTCACGGCGCTCGCCTCGGGCTTCTTGTTGCTGCAGGGGTCGTGGCGGCTGTGGGTCTACTACCGCGAGCACGGTTCGGTGACGCGCGCGGCGTGCGTGGGCTTGTACAAGTACTCCATGCTGTATCTCGCCATCTTGTTCTTGGCGGGCGCGATCGACCGCGCCTTGCTGAGTTGA
- the coxB gene encoding cytochrome c oxidase subunit II: MLNISHRLSAPTWHRGLALTLLSLGVALAQQTGGRGDTVSKHTVTLADMSSQYNREVLWMSIPAIVMSIIIFIGVSAALFYSVWKFRERKGDTREPSQFHGNNTLEVVLIAVPFVIITVLAVLTARTMARVNTVSAEAERVQVYAAQFWWNFEYPTHGGIRNGNEMVVPAGQPLQLEVTARDVMHGFWAPNLGGQRMNIPGHTSTYSIDTTREGVYQGNCSQLCGASHANMRYKVIALPQDQYSRFVAAAQAFKAPEPAPGSAEERGYQIFANGKEGQPACQNCHRVQGTPFNGAAGPDLSYFGSRYTLGAGMWEGEARQRELPLWLKNSPGVKPGSLMPAYPKLNDRDIGDLVAYLDSLKLPEDAAYYSWETKRFKVPER; encoded by the coding sequence ATGTTGAACATTTCCCACCGACTTTCCGCGCCGACATGGCATCGAGGGCTGGCCTTGACGCTGCTGAGTCTCGGCGTGGCGCTCGCTCAACAGACCGGGGGGCGTGGAGATACGGTCTCCAAGCACACGGTCACGTTGGCTGACATGAGCTCGCAGTACAACCGCGAAGTGTTGTGGATGAGCATTCCGGCCATCGTGATGTCGATCATCATCTTCATCGGCGTGTCGGCGGCCTTGTTCTACAGCGTGTGGAAGTTCCGCGAGCGCAAGGGCGACACGCGCGAACCCTCGCAGTTCCACGGCAACAACACGTTGGAAGTCGTTTTGATCGCCGTGCCGTTCGTCATCATCACGGTGCTCGCCGTGCTGACGGCCCGCACCATGGCGCGCGTGAACACGGTCTCGGCAGAAGCCGAGCGCGTGCAAGTGTACGCCGCGCAGTTCTGGTGGAATTTCGAGTACCCCACGCACGGTGGGATCCGCAACGGCAACGAGATGGTGGTGCCCGCCGGTCAGCCCTTGCAACTCGAAGTCACGGCGCGTGACGTCATGCACGGATTTTGGGCTCCCAACCTCGGTGGTCAGCGCATGAACATTCCCGGGCACACGTCGACGTACTCGATCGACACGACGCGCGAAGGCGTCTACCAGGGGAATTGCTCGCAGCTTTGCGGCGCGTCTCACGCCAACATGCGCTACAAGGTCATCGCGCTTCCGCAAGATCAGTACAGCCGCTTCGTGGCCGCCGCTCAGGCGTTCAAGGCGCCGGAGCCCGCGCCCGGCTCGGCCGAGGAGCGCGGCTACCAAATCTTCGCCAACGGCAAGGAAGGTCAACCTGCCTGCCAAAACTGCCACCGCGTGCAAGGAACGCCCTTCAACGGGGCGGCAGGCCCGGACCTCAGTTACTTCGGGTCGCGCTACACCTTGGGCGCCGGGATGTGGGAAGGCGAGGCGCGTCAACGCGAGTTGCCGCTGTGGCTCAAGAACTCGCCGGGCGTGAAGCCGGGCAGCTTGATGCCCGCTTATCCCAAGCTCAACGACCGCGACATCGGCGACCTCGTCGCTTACCTCGATTCTCTCAAGCTTCCCGAAGACGCCGCGTACTACAGCTGGGAAACGAAGCGTTTCAAGGTCCCCGAGCGCTAA